Proteins from a single region of Paraglaciecola sp. T6c:
- the putP gene encoding sodium/proline symporter PutP, translating to METATFISLGLYFLAMLAIGLYSFKQANTDVEGYMLGGRNLSPKVTALSAGASDMSGWMLMGLPGAMYLTGLSSAWIAIGLVIGAYFNYVLVAPRLRVYTEVANNAITIPDYFENRFNDKSRVLRIVSSIVIVLFFTLYTSSGVVAGGKLFETSFGLNYELGLYITAGVVVAYTLFGGFMAVSITDFVQGCIMFVALVLVPVVVLVDLDGWQGVTQSLSTLNGQYLDMFVNASNGELVSTIAIISMLSWGFGYFGQPHIIVRFMAIRSVNDIKTAQTIGISWMVVAITGALATGLLGLAYVTKQGTPLNDAETIFIYLSQLLFHPLIGGFLLAAILAAIMSTISSQLLVTSSSLTSDFYQAFFRRDASQHELIIVGRISVVIVALVAIFLAYDRDSSILSLVSNAWAGFGAAFGPLILFSLFWKRMTLISAISGMLVGAVTVLLWIYLPITINGQSLSAWLYEIVPGFILSSLTIVVISLVSKQSDSSIINTFEKVEKTLHDSVNNGGNAS from the coding sequence CTCGCTATTGGCCTTTATTCTTTCAAACAGGCAAATACTGACGTAGAAGGTTATATGCTGGGGGGGCGAAACCTTAGCCCAAAGGTTACTGCCCTTTCGGCTGGCGCTTCAGATATGAGCGGATGGATGTTAATGGGCTTACCCGGCGCAATGTATTTGACCGGTTTGTCTAGTGCTTGGATAGCCATAGGACTCGTCATTGGCGCCTATTTTAACTATGTACTGGTAGCTCCCCGTTTACGGGTATACACAGAAGTGGCAAATAATGCGATTACTATCCCTGACTACTTTGAGAATCGGTTCAACGACAAAAGCCGCGTTTTGCGCATTGTTTCCTCTATCGTCATTGTGCTGTTTTTTACCTTATATACCTCATCCGGTGTCGTTGCTGGCGGCAAATTGTTTGAAACATCATTCGGTCTAAATTATGAGTTGGGTTTATACATTACCGCTGGTGTGGTTGTGGCTTATACCTTATTTGGAGGGTTTATGGCTGTGAGCATCACTGACTTTGTGCAAGGATGTATCATGTTTGTAGCGCTGGTATTGGTTCCAGTGGTGGTGCTCGTCGATTTAGACGGTTGGCAAGGTGTCACCCAGTCTTTAAGTACCCTTAATGGTCAATACTTAGATATGTTCGTCAATGCTTCAAATGGTGAGCTTGTATCGACAATTGCCATCATATCCATGCTGTCTTGGGGATTCGGGTATTTTGGGCAACCCCATATCATTGTGCGCTTCATGGCCATTCGCAGCGTAAACGACATTAAAACCGCTCAGACGATCGGCATATCGTGGATGGTAGTAGCCATAACAGGGGCATTAGCAACGGGGCTACTAGGGCTAGCCTATGTGACCAAACAGGGCACACCATTGAATGACGCGGAAACAATATTTATTTATTTATCTCAGTTGCTCTTTCATCCTTTAATCGGTGGTTTCTTGCTTGCAGCAATTCTGGCTGCAATTATGAGCACTATTTCCTCGCAATTACTGGTCACATCGAGCTCTCTAACGAGCGACTTTTATCAAGCATTTTTCAGACGAGATGCGAGTCAACACGAACTGATCATTGTTGGCCGTATATCCGTGGTCATTGTTGCTTTGGTCGCTATTTTCTTGGCGTACGACAGAGATAGCAGCATATTGTCATTGGTCAGTAATGCGTGGGCCGGTTTCGGTGCAGCATTTGGGCCTTTGATTTTATTCAGTCTATTTTGGAAGCGAATGACACTCATCTCAGCCATAAGTGGCATGTTAGTCGGCGCTGTAACAGTGTTATTATGGATTTATTTGCCAATTACTATCAATGGCCAGAGCCTAAGTGCTTGGCTATACGAAATAGTACCGGGCTTTATATTGTCGAGCTTGACTATTGTTGTAATCAGCCTAGTGTCAAAACAAAGTGATAGTTCAATTATCAATACATTTGAGAAAGTAGAGAAGACTCTGCACGACTCGGTGAATAACGGCGGCAATGCTTCTTAA